A window from Shimia isoporae encodes these proteins:
- a CDS encoding SDR family oxidoreductase: MKRALITAGASGVGLAMARAFDREGWRVWIADLDGAALGAAPDTWQKSHVDVSDETAVKSLFDEVLERWGGVDALCANAGIAGPTAVIEDIKLQDWQACVAVNLEGAFLAAKYAAPMMKAQKGGSIVVTSSTAGQYGYPYRAPYAAAKWAVIGLTKTLAMELGPFGVRANVICPGAVEGARMEGVLEREAEAKGMTRDDVYAGYASGTAMGSFIEGRDVAEMAVFLSSENARLVSGQVIAVDGFTVNPDPKV, encoded by the coding sequence ATGAAACGGGCTTTGATCACCGCTGGAGCTTCGGGCGTGGGTCTCGCAATGGCGAGGGCTTTTGATCGAGAAGGCTGGCGTGTCTGGATTGCGGATTTGGACGGCGCCGCTTTGGGCGCCGCGCCAGATACATGGCAAAAATCCCACGTGGATGTCAGCGATGAAACAGCTGTGAAATCCTTGTTTGATGAGGTTTTGGAGCGTTGGGGAGGGGTTGACGCGCTTTGCGCCAATGCAGGTATTGCGGGGCCAACGGCAGTCATTGAGGATATAAAACTGCAAGACTGGCAGGCCTGTGTTGCCGTCAATCTGGAAGGAGCCTTTTTGGCCGCCAAATATGCAGCCCCGATGATGAAGGCACAGAAGGGCGGGTCAATTGTGGTGACTTCCTCAACTGCCGGCCAATACGGTTACCCATATCGCGCGCCATACGCTGCTGCGAAGTGGGCGGTTATTGGGCTAACCAAGACACTGGCAATGGAGTTGGGGCCATTCGGCGTGCGGGCGAACGTGATCTGTCCGGGCGCCGTTGAAGGCGCACGCATGGAGGGCGTTCTGGAACGTGAGGCCGAAGCCAAGGGCATGACACGGGACGATGTCTATGCGGGCTATGCGTCCGGTACAGCGATGGGATCATTCATAGAAGGTCGCGACGTTGCCGAAATGGCGGTTTTTCTAAGTTCAGAGAATGCGCGGCTGGTCAGCGGGCAGGTGATCGCGGTGGATGGGTTTACAGTGAACCCTGATCCGAAGGTTTAA
- a CDS encoding lipocalin family protein, with amino-acid sequence MKGYPMRRFQFFAFAFATLATFASTSAAVAERYRDRAVPIEAVSALDLDRYLGKWHEIARFPNRFEKGCEGVTAEYGLRSDGKISVLNTCREGSPAGEASTAEGEAWLIEGGKLKVTFVPWLPFARGDYWVLWIDDAYSVVAIGNPAGRTGWILARDPQISTDLRAKAEAALTKNGYDVSKLYDVAQPPR; translated from the coding sequence ATGAAAGGATATCCCATGCGTCGTTTCCAGTTTTTTGCGTTCGCCTTCGCAACCCTCGCTACCTTTGCGTCGACCAGTGCAGCTGTCGCGGAGAGATATCGTGACCGAGCCGTGCCAATCGAAGCGGTTTCGGCACTCGATCTCGATCGTTATCTCGGAAAATGGCACGAGATCGCGCGCTTTCCCAACCGTTTTGAAAAAGGGTGCGAAGGTGTCACTGCGGAGTATGGTCTGCGGTCCGATGGCAAGATTTCGGTTCTGAATACCTGTCGAGAAGGAAGCCCCGCCGGTGAAGCCAGCACCGCTGAAGGCGAGGCGTGGTTGATAGAAGGCGGCAAGCTGAAAGTGACCTTTGTTCCTTGGTTGCCGTTTGCACGCGGCGACTATTGGGTGCTGTGGATTGATGATGCTTATTCGGTGGTAGCGATTGGCAATCCGGCGGGCAGAACGGGCTGGATACTGGCTCGCGACCCTCAAATTTCAACCGATCTTCGAGCCAAAGCGGAAGCCGCTTTGACCAAGAACGGGTACGACGTGAGCAAGCTGTACGACGTGGCGCAGCCGCCACGCTAA
- a CDS encoding carnitine 3-dehydrogenase — translation MTKTAAIIGGGVIGGGWAARFLLNGWDVRVFDPDPEAERKIGEVIANARVSLPGLSDTALPAEGHLSFHETMSEAVDGAEWIQESVPERLELKQKVYQTLQEHCAENAILGSSTSGFKPSELQGCATRPEQIVVTHPFNPVYLMPLVELVPTEKNPPELVERAKDILTGVGMFPLHVRKEIDAHIADRFLEAVWREALWLVKDGIATTEEIDESIRMGFGIRWAQMGLFDTYRVAGGEAGMKHFMAQFGPALEWPWTKLMDVPEFTDELVDLIAGQSDAQSGHMTIREMERIRDNNIVSMMRALKAQNFASGAVLNKHDAKLSSEAGMVRRAADIADLSQPIVTTRRAVPVDWLDYNGHMTESRYLQAFADASDRLMEIIGCDQEYIATGGSFFTAETHIRHIDETHLGSMIDVRTRVLMAEGKKMHLWHEMYAGDRLLATGEHILIHVSLETRRPAPFSPEIAANLQKISEAQAGLPAPEGVGRYVGQPR, via the coding sequence ATGACAAAAACAGCAGCGATTATCGGCGGCGGGGTTATTGGCGGCGGTTGGGCCGCGCGGTTCCTGCTCAATGGCTGGGATGTGCGGGTGTTTGACCCCGATCCTGAAGCAGAACGCAAAATTGGCGAAGTGATCGCAAATGCGCGGGTGTCTTTGCCAGGATTGAGCGACACGGCGTTGCCCGCAGAGGGCCATCTGAGTTTTCATGAGACCATGTCAGAGGCTGTGGACGGGGCCGAGTGGATTCAGGAAAGCGTGCCGGAGCGATTGGAGCTGAAGCAGAAGGTGTATCAAACGCTTCAAGAGCATTGTGCGGAGAATGCCATTCTGGGGAGCTCGACGAGCGGGTTCAAACCCAGCGAACTTCAAGGCTGCGCGACGCGCCCTGAGCAGATTGTGGTGACCCATCCGTTCAATCCTGTCTATCTGATGCCTCTTGTGGAACTTGTGCCCACAGAGAAAAACCCTCCCGAGTTGGTCGAACGGGCCAAGGATATCCTGACCGGCGTCGGCATGTTTCCTCTGCACGTACGCAAAGAGATTGACGCGCATATCGCCGACCGCTTCTTGGAGGCCGTTTGGCGTGAGGCGCTGTGGCTGGTCAAAGACGGCATCGCCACCACAGAAGAAATTGATGAAAGTATCCGAATGGGGTTTGGCATCCGCTGGGCACAGATGGGGCTTTTTGACACCTACCGCGTGGCTGGCGGGGAAGCGGGTATGAAACACTTCATGGCACAGTTCGGTCCGGCGCTGGAATGGCCGTGGACCAAGTTGATGGATGTGCCCGAGTTCACTGACGAGCTGGTCGACCTGATTGCGGGGCAGTCCGACGCGCAGTCAGGCCACATGACGATCCGCGAGATGGAGCGCATCAGGGACAACAACATTGTCTCAATGATGCGGGCTCTTAAAGCGCAGAACTTTGCGTCAGGCGCCGTGCTGAACAAGCATGATGCCAAACTCTCGTCCGAGGCAGGTATGGTACGTCGCGCGGCTGACATCGCTGATCTGTCCCAGCCGATTGTCACCACCCGACGCGCCGTACCAGTGGATTGGCTAGACTATAACGGTCATATGACAGAGAGCCGCTACTTGCAGGCCTTTGCGGATGCCTCTGACCGATTGATGGAGATCATCGGGTGTGATCAGGAGTACATCGCAACAGGCGGGAGTTTCTTTACGGCTGAAACGCACATCCGTCACATCGATGAGACACATCTTGGATCAATGATCGACGTACGCACCCGTGTGCTGATGGCTGAAGGTAAGAAGATGCACCTTTGGCACGAGATGTATGCGGGCGACAGACTTCTGGCGACGGGAGAGCACATCCTCATCCACGTAAGCCTTGAGACCCGCAGACCCGCTCCGTTCAGTCCGGAAATAGCCGCCAACCTGCAAAAGATCTCCGAGGCGCAAGCCGGATTGCCTGCGCCCGAAGGCGTCGGTCGCTATGTTGGACAGCCCAGATGA
- a CDS encoding DUF1636 family protein, whose product MADANAPVELLVCIKCRAGMPTDVEGPRPGTQLFEALSAADLPENVTLKGVECFSNCDHGCSVTIRGGDDRWTYVYGNFTGADDAELVAEGVSKYAATTNGLVPWRDRSTHFRKNCIARIPPLEIPE is encoded by the coding sequence ATGGCTGACGCAAACGCGCCTGTCGAACTGCTTGTCTGCATCAAATGCCGTGCAGGTATGCCGACCGACGTCGAAGGCCCTCGCCCCGGAACACAACTTTTTGAAGCGCTCAGCGCGGCTGACTTACCGGAGAACGTCACTCTAAAAGGCGTTGAGTGTTTCTCCAATTGCGACCATGGCTGCTCTGTCACCATCCGCGGTGGTGATGACCGATGGACTTATGTCTACGGCAATTTCACGGGCGCAGATGATGCCGAACTTGTGGCTGAAGGCGTCTCAAAATATGCGGCGACCACGAACGGGCTTGTCCCGTGGCGCGACCGTTCCACCCATTTCCGCAAAAACTGCATCGCACGCATCCCCCCACTGGAGATTCCCGAATGA
- a CDS encoding helix-turn-helix domain-containing protein, translating into MSDIIDKRLRASRFRQRLETAMKTQSVTQSELSRRIGVDRSTISQLLKDKGARLPNAQVVGECAAALGVSADWLLSLTDRPENTADILANAMSVTEAPRALVDEQIFNWHQEAAGYKIRHVPAGLPDMLKTDEMLVWEYSPHLGRTTEQAINASRDRLNWMRSSQSDYEIALPRHEMEAFARGEGYYTGLPSGIRKRQLAQFAQLTDQLYPRMRLYLFDAHRLYSSPITVFGPLLAVLYLGRNYLAFRDTERVTSFTEHFDSLVRQADITARQIPQHVDGLKALI; encoded by the coding sequence ATGAGTGATATTATCGACAAACGCCTTCGTGCCAGCCGCTTTCGCCAACGGCTTGAGACGGCAATGAAAACCCAATCCGTCACACAGTCGGAACTGTCGCGGCGCATCGGCGTGGATCGGTCTACCATCTCGCAGTTGCTCAAAGACAAGGGCGCCCGTTTGCCCAACGCACAGGTTGTCGGAGAGTGCGCCGCAGCGCTTGGTGTTTCCGCCGACTGGCTCCTGTCGTTGACGGACCGACCTGAAAACACGGCCGACATCCTTGCAAACGCCATGAGCGTAACCGAAGCCCCGCGCGCCCTTGTCGACGAACAAATCTTCAACTGGCATCAGGAGGCCGCCGGCTACAAAATCCGGCACGTGCCGGCAGGCCTGCCCGACATGCTGAAAACAGACGAAATGCTGGTCTGGGAGTATTCTCCCCACCTTGGCCGCACGACCGAACAAGCCATAAACGCCTCGCGTGACCGCCTCAACTGGATGCGGTCGTCTCAATCGGACTATGAAATCGCTCTGCCGCGCCACGAAATGGAGGCGTTCGCGCGCGGGGAAGGTTACTACACTGGCTTGCCTTCTGGCATTCGCAAACGCCAACTTGCGCAATTCGCGCAGCTGACGGACCAGCTTTACCCCCGTATGCGTCTCTACCTCTTTGACGCGCACCGGCTATACTCAAGCCCGATCACCGTTTTCGGCCCGTTGCTCGCTGTGCTCTATCTGGGCCGCAATTATCTCGCCTTTCGCGACACCGAACGCGTCACCAGTTTCACCGAGCATTTCGACAGCCTTGTTCGTCAGGCAGACATCACAGCCCGCCAAATCCCGCAGCACGTGGACGGTCTGAAAGCACTGATCTGA
- the cobO gene encoding cob(I)yrinic acid a,c-diamide adenosyltransferase → MAEAEDQNERHKAKMAKIKAARDRMMATKTEEKGLIIVHTGPGKGKSSSGFGMIMRCIAHDMPVAVVQFIKGAMATGERAFLEEHFPKEVKFHVSGEGFTWETQDRERDIAKAEAGWELAKELIRDPSNKFVMLDEINIALRNDYLDIDDVVDFLLSEKPEMTHVLCTGRNAKPELIEAADLVTEMTLLKHPFRDGIKAQAGVEF, encoded by the coding sequence ATGGCCGAGGCCGAAGACCAGAACGAACGCCACAAGGCAAAAATGGCGAAAATCAAGGCGGCTCGCGACAGGATGATGGCTACGAAGACCGAGGAAAAAGGTCTGATCATCGTGCACACTGGCCCCGGTAAGGGTAAATCCTCGTCGGGATTCGGCATGATCATGCGTTGCATCGCTCATGATATGCCGGTTGCCGTGGTCCAGTTTATTAAGGGTGCGATGGCCACTGGCGAACGGGCTTTTCTTGAAGAGCACTTTCCAAAAGAAGTGAAATTTCACGTTTCAGGAGAGGGGTTTACCTGGGAGACGCAGGACCGAGAGCGTGACATTGCCAAGGCTGAGGCTGGTTGGGAGTTGGCTAAAGAGCTTATCCGTGATCCCTCAAACAAGTTTGTGATGCTCGATGAAATCAACATCGCATTGCGCAACGATTATCTGGATATCGACGACGTGGTGGATTTTTTGCTCAGCGAAAAGCCGGAGATGACACACGTTCTGTGCACGGGACGTAACGCAAAGCCAGAATTGATTGAGGCCGCAGATTTGGTGACGGAAATGACGTTGCTGAAACATCCGTTCAGAGATGGAATAAAGGCGCAGGCTGGGGTGGAGTTCTGA
- a CDS encoding Lin0512 family protein: MPRKRLLTEFGMGSSLRRQDYTEAASRAVKDALWHNSINLAELFGKDKSEMFITVEVAVQQPENVETDVIAAIFPYGQVTVKPVKGGLDVPRPDGNPTVIANVAISVALDVEVAA, translated from the coding sequence ATGCCCAGAAAACGTTTGCTTACTGAATTTGGTATGGGCTCATCTCTACGCCGTCAGGACTATACCGAAGCCGCGTCGCGGGCTGTGAAGGATGCGCTGTGGCATAATTCGATCAATCTTGCCGAGCTGTTCGGGAAAGACAAATCCGAAATGTTCATAACCGTAGAGGTGGCGGTTCAGCAGCCTGAGAACGTTGAAACTGATGTCATAGCGGCAATCTTTCCCTACGGACAAGTCACTGTAAAACCTGTCAAGGGAGGCTTGGACGTCCCGCGCCCGGATGGCAACCCAACTGTGATCGCCAATGTTGCGATTTCGGTGGCGCTTGATGTGGAGGTCGCAGCATGA
- a CDS encoding Lin0512 family protein: MSDQRFIIEMGMGNDQYGQDYTKAAGRAIEDAIRHSSIPMFAALGKDPKEMRVQVTVGVQEPEKVDCDALVAHLPRGRAEVKAVFGGMNVTNPDDGNVLVIASAAVEAFLPKQV; encoded by the coding sequence ATGAGTGATCAGCGTTTCATCATTGAAATGGGCATGGGCAACGACCAATACGGTCAGGATTACACCAAGGCTGCAGGCCGCGCGATCGAGGACGCGATCCGCCATTCCTCTATTCCGATGTTTGCTGCCTTGGGCAAAGACCCCAAGGAAATGCGAGTGCAGGTGACCGTAGGTGTGCAGGAGCCAGAGAAGGTTGATTGCGACGCTTTGGTTGCGCATCTCCCACGCGGTCGGGCGGAGGTTAAAGCCGTGTTCGGCGGCATGAATGTGACCAATCCCGACGACGGCAATGTGCTGGTGATCGCCTCGGCAGCGGTCGAGGCGTTTTTGCCCAAGCAGGTGTGA
- a CDS encoding GlxA family transcriptional regulator gives MSKYEENGVFHPNPRPLTTAILVLDDCNTLSFAAAVDPMRAANRRAGKPLFDWQFFTATGTPASLTSGLNINGPAIAKLTSCDLLLVVAGFRLEDHATPALLSSLRRIAGQGTSIAAIDGGPWLLARAGLLDGQIATTHWEDLEEFATRFPNVNTRRDRFCISGRFATSGGAAPCIDMMLYLIGTRFGKTLAQRVGSAFLYDPLPAGSQPLTSTPRKVRRNPRLARALERMEATISEPLPIPDIAAHAGLSVRALELRFQTHLGLSPKATYLQMRLEEALRLAQDTSYPVRDIALATGFISPASFARAFKEAHGQSVRSLRSQGS, from the coding sequence ATGTCAAAATACGAAGAAAACGGCGTTTTCCATCCAAATCCAAGGCCTCTCACAACCGCAATACTTGTGCTGGATGATTGCAACACCTTGAGCTTTGCAGCCGCCGTTGATCCGATGCGGGCCGCAAATCGCAGGGCAGGAAAACCGCTGTTTGACTGGCAGTTTTTCACGGCAACTGGCACGCCAGCCTCGCTCACGAGCGGCTTGAACATAAATGGTCCGGCCATCGCCAAGTTGACCTCATGCGACCTGCTGCTGGTTGTCGCAGGTTTTCGTCTTGAAGATCATGCCACACCAGCGCTTTTGTCCTCTCTGCGGCGCATTGCAGGTCAGGGAACGAGCATTGCTGCGATCGACGGCGGCCCCTGGCTCTTGGCACGTGCAGGCTTGCTCGACGGGCAAATCGCCACCACTCATTGGGAGGATCTGGAGGAGTTTGCTACGCGATTTCCGAACGTAAACACCCGCAGGGACCGCTTTTGCATATCGGGCCGGTTTGCGACCTCAGGAGGCGCAGCACCGTGCATTGACATGATGCTATACCTTATAGGAACGCGCTTTGGCAAAACACTCGCACAACGGGTCGGCAGCGCATTTCTATATGACCCACTACCGGCCGGAAGCCAGCCGTTGACGTCCACGCCGCGCAAAGTCCGGCGCAACCCAAGGTTGGCCCGCGCGCTGGAGCGCATGGAGGCGACTATTTCCGAACCGCTCCCCATCCCAGATATCGCGGCCCACGCCGGGCTCAGCGTCCGAGCACTTGAGTTGCGGTTTCAAACACACCTTGGTCTCTCCCCCAAAGCGACGTACTTACAAATGCGCCTTGAGGAAGCCCTGCGACTTGCTCAAGACACGTCTTATCCAGTTCGAGATATTGCGCTAGCGACAGGCTTTATCTCCCCGGCGAGTTTTGCACGCGCCTTCAAGGAGGCCCATGGCCAGTCTGTTCGCTCCCTGCGGTCACAAGGCAGTTAA
- a CDS encoding fatty acid desaturase — MADPRKTPKVEWPTLGLVVLCYVTYALGTVWVADWFLPLGMALTVIAMALHSSLSHEVLHGHPFQSQLASEALVFPAVGLCIPYLRFRDTHLAHHKDSHLTDPYDDPETNFLDPKRWARMPRWLQLVHDFNNTLLGRLMVGPLLGQLAFMRSDAQEIARGNTAVLVGWLLHVPAVAIVVWWLVAVGQMPVWAYLLSAYCALSILKIRTFLEHQAHAKARGRTVIIDDRGPLAWIFLNNNLHVVHHMHPRVPWYRLPILFRENRGRYLMRNEGYYFRSYAEVFRRFFLKRKDPVPHPLWGGE, encoded by the coding sequence ATGGCTGATCCACGCAAGACCCCTAAGGTGGAATGGCCGACGCTTGGACTGGTTGTTCTGTGTTATGTCACTTACGCGCTAGGCACTGTCTGGGTTGCGGACTGGTTCCTTCCGTTGGGCATGGCGCTTACGGTGATTGCGATGGCGTTGCACAGTTCCTTGAGCCATGAGGTTCTGCACGGGCACCCGTTCCAATCCCAACTGGCAAGCGAGGCTCTGGTGTTTCCGGCCGTCGGACTATGCATCCCATATTTGCGGTTTCGCGATACCCATCTGGCGCACCACAAGGACAGTCATCTGACTGATCCCTACGACGATCCGGAGACCAATTTTCTCGATCCGAAGCGCTGGGCGCGTATGCCGCGATGGCTGCAGCTTGTTCATGATTTCAACAATACGCTTTTGGGACGCCTTATGGTCGGACCGCTTTTGGGGCAATTGGCGTTCATGCGGTCTGACGCGCAGGAGATCGCGCGTGGCAATACCGCGGTTCTTGTCGGCTGGCTCTTGCACGTTCCCGCTGTGGCGATCGTCGTATGGTGGCTGGTTGCCGTCGGTCAAATGCCGGTTTGGGCCTACCTTCTGAGCGCGTATTGTGCGCTCTCGATCCTTAAAATCCGGACTTTTCTGGAACATCAGGCCCATGCAAAAGCGCGGGGACGGACGGTGATCATCGATGATCGAGGCCCGCTGGCCTGGATCTTTTTGAACAACAATCTGCACGTCGTGCACCACATGCACCCGCGTGTGCCCTGGTACCGTTTGCCGATATTGTTCCGGGAGAACCGCGGCCGGTATCTAATGCGCAATGAAGGTTACTATTTCCGTAGTTATGCGGAGGTGTTCCGGCGGTTTTTCCTGAAGCGAAAAGACCCTGTGCCGCATCCGCTGTGGGGCGGAGAATAG
- a CDS encoding 3-keto-5-aminohexanoate cleavage protein: MPLEMNREVFITCAVTGSGGTQDRSPHVPRSPEQIANSAIAAAKAGAAVVHCHVRDPETGAPSRDLGLYREVTDRIRDSETDVVLNLTAGMGGDIVFGGVESPLPPVAGTDMVGATERVAHVAECLPEICTLDCGTMNFAEADYVMTNTPGMLREMGKMMTDLGVKPEIEAFDTGHLWFAKQLVKEGILEADALVQLCMGVPWGAPDDLNTFMAMVNNVPENWTFSAFSLGRNQMAYVAASVLAGGNVRVGLEDNLWLDKGVLAENWQLVERAGTIIENMGARVIGPAEVREKLGLTKKAPKGA, from the coding sequence ATGCCTTTGGAAATGAACCGTGAGGTCTTTATCACCTGCGCCGTAACCGGATCGGGGGGCACACAGGATCGTAGTCCGCATGTACCACGGTCGCCTGAGCAAATTGCAAACAGTGCGATCGCTGCGGCCAAGGCTGGCGCGGCGGTGGTGCATTGTCACGTGCGTGATCCGGAGACCGGCGCGCCGAGCCGCGATCTGGGACTGTATCGGGAAGTCACGGACCGCATTCGCGACAGCGAGACGGACGTGGTGCTGAACCTGACCGCGGGCATGGGGGGCGACATCGTGTTTGGGGGCGTCGAAAGCCCGCTGCCGCCTGTCGCGGGAACCGACATGGTCGGGGCGACCGAGCGCGTGGCACATGTTGCCGAATGCTTGCCGGAGATCTGTACCCTGGACTGCGGTACAATGAATTTTGCCGAAGCAGATTACGTTATGACCAACACGCCGGGTATGTTGCGTGAGATGGGAAAAATGATGACGGATCTTGGGGTTAAGCCCGAGATTGAAGCATTTGACACTGGCCATTTGTGGTTTGCCAAGCAGTTGGTAAAGGAAGGCATCCTCGAAGCCGATGCACTTGTTCAACTGTGTATGGGCGTGCCTTGGGGCGCGCCCGATGATCTCAATACCTTTATGGCAATGGTCAACAATGTGCCGGAGAACTGGACGTTTTCAGCGTTCTCGCTGGGGCGCAACCAGATGGCTTATGTCGCGGCGTCTGTGCTGGCTGGCGGAAACGTAAGGGTTGGTCTTGAGGACAATCTTTGGCTCGACAAGGGCGTGCTGGCGGAAAACTGGCAGCTGGTGGAACGGGCTGGCACCATCATTGAAAATATGGGTGCGCGGGTGATTGGTCCGGCAGAGGTGCGCGAGAAGCTTGGGCTGACGAAAAAGGCTCCGAAAGGGGCCTGA
- a CDS encoding DUF2061 domain-containing protein yields METRRRSVLKAVIWNAIGLATMALVGLVATGSMALGGKMAVVNAALGLSMYVVYERIWAGVRWGRIHG; encoded by the coding sequence ATGGAAACGCGGCGGCGCTCTGTGTTGAAGGCTGTGATCTGGAATGCGATCGGACTGGCCACGATGGCCTTGGTTGGATTGGTTGCGACGGGGTCTATGGCTCTGGGCGGGAAAATGGCCGTAGTCAACGCGGCGCTGGGGCTGTCCATGTATGTTGTATACGAGCGCATCTGGGCTGGCGTTCGCTGGGGGCGCATCCATGGCTGA
- a CDS encoding cobyric acid synthase, with amino-acid sequence MIQGTGSNVGKSMLVAGLCRAARKRGLSVAPFKPQNMSNNAAVTSDGGEIGRAQALQALACGKPLVVDMNPVLLKPETDVGSQVVVQGKRLTTVKAREYSKLKPQLMKAVLESFNRLKSQNDLVIVEGAGSPAEVNLRQGDIANMGFAQAADVPVILAGDIDRGGVIAQIVGTQAVISEEDAALVAGFLINKFRGDPSLFDGGYQLIKDTTGWPGFGVLPYFGEAWKLPAEDALDIKNAERSGGLKVVCLGLSRIANFDDLDPLAQEPGVSLKMLRAGEPVPGDANVVIIPGSKSTRGDLAFLKAQGWDIDLAAHLRRGGHVLGICGGYQMLGKWVRDPEGIEGPAGDTEGLGLLDVDTVMTPDKRLTETQAEHVASGQAFRGYEIHIGRTDGPDCSRPFARVDGRDEGAVGLDGRVSGSYLHGMFRDDGFRRAWLRALGAQAGNEGYDATVEAVLDKLAEHIEAHVDVENLLAAAR; translated from the coding sequence ATGATCCAGGGCACGGGCTCCAATGTCGGCAAGTCGATGCTCGTCGCAGGGCTGTGTCGTGCGGCACGGAAGCGAGGGCTGTCGGTGGCGCCTTTCAAGCCGCAGAACATGTCTAACAATGCGGCCGTGACTTCGGATGGTGGCGAGATTGGCCGTGCGCAGGCTTTGCAGGCGCTCGCCTGCGGTAAGCCCCTTGTCGTGGATATGAACCCAGTACTGTTAAAGCCTGAAACGGATGTGGGGTCGCAGGTCGTCGTTCAGGGAAAACGTCTGACCACTGTGAAGGCGCGTGAATACAGCAAGCTCAAGCCGCAATTGATGAAAGCGGTGCTCGAGAGTTTTAACCGTCTGAAATCTCAGAATGATCTGGTCATTGTGGAAGGGGCCGGCAGCCCGGCAGAGGTGAATTTACGGCAGGGCGATATCGCCAACATGGGCTTCGCGCAAGCCGCCGATGTACCCGTAATTCTGGCCGGAGACATAGACCGCGGCGGCGTGATTGCGCAGATCGTGGGTACTCAGGCGGTGATTTCGGAGGAAGACGCTGCTCTGGTGGCGGGCTTTCTGATCAACAAATTTCGAGGCGATCCGAGTTTGTTTGATGGCGGGTATCAACTCATAAAAGACACGACCGGTTGGCCTGGTTTCGGTGTGCTGCCGTATTTTGGTGAAGCTTGGAAACTACCTGCGGAAGATGCGCTGGACATTAAAAACGCAGAACGGAGCGGCGGGTTGAAAGTGGTTTGTCTGGGTTTGTCGCGGATTGCAAACTTCGACGATCTGGACCCTTTGGCACAAGAGCCCGGCGTGTCGCTCAAGATGTTGCGAGCCGGAGAGCCGGTCCCCGGAGATGCAAACGTGGTTATCATTCCGGGAAGCAAGTCAACGCGAGGTGACCTGGCGTTTCTGAAGGCTCAAGGATGGGATATTGATCTTGCCGCTCATTTGCGGCGTGGAGGGCATGTTCTCGGTATTTGTGGCGGATATCAAATGCTTGGCAAATGGGTGCGCGATCCGGAGGGCATCGAAGGCCCTGCTGGAGACACCGAAGGGCTCGGACTGTTGGATGTGGATACAGTGATGACACCCGACAAACGCCTAACTGAAACGCAGGCGGAGCATGTTGCCTCGGGTCAGGCCTTTCGCGGGTACGAAATACACATTGGGCGAACCGACGGGCCGGATTGTTCGCGGCCTTTCGCTCGGGTTGATGGCCGTGATGAGGGGGCAGTTGGGCTGGATGGCCGTGTCAGCGGGAGTTACCTGCACGGGATGTTCCGTGATGACGGGTTCCGTCGCGCATGGCTTAGGGCGCTTGGGGCTCAGGCCGGAAACGAAGGTTACGATGCGACGGTCGAAGCTGTTCTGGATAAATTGGCGGAACACATAGAAGCTCATGTTGACGTCGAAAACTTGCTGGCAGCCGCGCGGTAA